From the genome of Medicago truncatula cultivar Jemalong A17 chromosome 2, MtrunA17r5.0-ANR, whole genome shotgun sequence:
tacattaattatttcattacatacatgcccctatttattatacatctttttcttcaatcaacaataaataacatgttaaaaacataaactaacattttttcttaaaggataaaattgtaaaaacaatagtgattacaaacaactttaatacaaatatccactatcttaattcccgtgaaaAGGAATTTAATTGCAGCagcaaaagagtcttatattggaacggagggagtatttaaagTCAATCAATCAATTACATTTGTACTTGTGACAATACCATCACAAAGTGCTGCGTCTATTGATAACTTGTCTAGTAGAGCTGCTGTATATATAGCACAGGCATCATATATTCGTTCCAACATTAGCCGATGTGGGCTCTGGTGACCACACAATTTATGTTCTTCACTCTTTGAGCATATGTGGACAACAGACagtaacaacaataacatacaTAGGAAAATGATAAGAGATTTAAATACACAAAACATAAGTATAGTTTATCTCAAACGTAAGTAACAACTTTGAATGATACTGAAATgtggaaaacaaaatatattacaaCTGATCTAATTTAGTTAAGTATACAATAACTGTAGCCAACAAAACTTATCAAATCCTTACTGATGTCTATTGAATAAGACACTCAAGGCTTTAAACCTGTGCTCTCCGATTCACTAATCCACCCATtatgacttcatatttattcattatttcaTTCATTTCTATTGTTAAAATTTAGCTTCGCAAAGTAATAAACTATCTTTACAAGTGAAAAATAACTTGGTAGAAGAGGACATTGTTCAAAACTTGAAATATTGCACATGAGCAGTGTCAATTCTGCATAATGTGTCTCGCTAGGCTCTCTTTCCCATTTTCTAACATCCGATGATGAGAAACATAGTTAGCGTCAACAACATTGTCACTACTAACATACACTATACTTTGAAAATGTTGATTTGGTATGTTTGTTTTCAACTTTCTTCATATCAGTAGAGAAAGTACATAACAACATTTcaatatcaaaagaaaaggaatttaATTGTATCAAACAACAGCCATACTATGTATAAATACGGTTAATTGTATCAATTGTTATTCAATTTGATCATATCATTGATGACAGTCAATCATtcgctatttttagagtctttttatgatatttttgagttcacaagcaagcttaagCAGCagcaaaaaaagcaaaaaaaaccgAAGAAACTGAAGAAAGGGAATCATGTCACGATAACtgaaaaacgtgtcacgattacTGGAAAACGTCAAACGTCACGATTTGGAGCTTTCAAGAAACTTGCATTCGACATTGGTGAAAATGTGTCACggcaaaaacgtgacacgattatgGAAACCCTAATTTAGGTGGTTTGTTACACAAGCagaacgtgtcacgatttacttaaatcgtgccacgattttaggAGCAGTTCTTGCCTATTTAAGTTGAAGACTATTCTGAAAACAATGAttacgatttggagagagcaaagtgcgattttgagacttCAAGACGGCTAGAAgggctgtgaaactctatttattgtgaatgacaatctagtttttattcaattcaattgttcttaatgttttttatatcctgatcaaatataaacatgatttagtgagaacgaacgactactgaccatagctttcgacttagacctaattgaatagttctaataaacatggttagtctaggaatggataatcctttattagtgatattaggttaacgtgcttaaaccttcaaagattattagaccacctaaggaattaggggctgtaaccctagaagagggtcctaactcaagggattgattatgactattttgttaactatcttggaactagaaaatcattcataagaatatgtgcagtataccaattaggggaacatagatattcgaaagacctgatctcatctctcttcatattttctaaccaaatctatattttctaactgaatctttattttatgttatttaattttatgcaatcaaatcaaatctacaaaaaaataatttatacatcctaaatattactttattgctaaattgagatcaACGCAGTCCTCGTAgatacgaacttattttattacttcgatatatttttaatacacttgctaaaagtctatcaatcatcatcaataatgaGTTTTATCAAGAAATGTAACATGGTATCATAAATATTCTCTCATCAGTTCTTGATCACACGCCAACCGGAGGCACCACCTCACATCAAGAGCTTCTGCCATACAAGGATCGGTCACAATACTTTCTTTCGTACACACTGCCATCAAAATGTCACCAGATTGGTTTTTAAACACAGTCTCAAGTATTGTAGCCATCCCAAAAGCATCCAACATCCACTGGGGCAATGCAATCCACTTGTTCTGTAACTTATCATTCTATCTATATCTGCCCATCTTGGAGAATTCAGCTTATATTTCTTTAGCTAGAGGTTTTTAATTTGCTTTTAATCTTTTGCTCCTTTTAATCATAAAGACATATAAGATAATATTGAAGAACTCTGCAAAAGTTATGATCACACatatgattataatgttatgtaaccaaaaaaaaaatggttataatgtTAAATCCATAACCAGCTTGAATAGTTCTTTTTTCTAGAACTCTTAAACCAGCTAATGAGTTTGGCATTATATTTCTCATGTGTAAATTGAAGAGAATTACTCTTTGTGTGTCCAATGATAAGCGTAGGAGTTGTTCCATTATATATAGCCAGGCACGGATGCACGTGTATCACATTGGGGTCACTTGACCCCACTCCTTGCTTTCTATTTTAACCAATTATAACATGATGTTGCATTTTAACCCCACTTTGAATTGTATGTTGACCCCACATAATCAAACTAACACATTGAAGGTAAAGCAATGTCAtgtttgtaaattaattttaaactatatttGTTAAAATAGTAGTGTAACTCTCATACTTTCTAATGCATTTATAAAAAGTGAATTAGTGAATTGGGAAAACATTGGCATttaagttttaacttttaaaaatggatttttcattaaaaaaaaaaaagaaaatgctcCCAAAAGGTTAAAAGAAAATTCAGGTATCACGtggatttatttttaaactgaatttacaaatGCAAGtctaaaattgaatttatttttaaattgcttATGATGAAATATACTAGAAATTACTagaaaaaagatggaaattgaTCTTTTTAAACACTTTTCTAATTTAGATGAAAGGACCAATCTTTCAAACAAGGTTCTCGAAactataaaacattttttatccAACATTGTATTTACTTTTGAAGTTAGCATTACTAAAAACGAGCACAAAAAATACTCAAACATTACAATTGCATGCGACGACAAGAATTGTTGAAAGGAGTTTCTTTGCTATgaattttgtgaaaaaaattgaatgccTAATTGTATggatatgaaattttgaattattgtttTGTAACATTCATAGACATCGATCTGATAATCTCTGTATAAATATTTAAGATAAACAATATTGACCCCACTTATTGAAATTTCTGAATCCGTCACTGCTCTTGAATTGATTATAAATCAAAGTTTAGATTTGTAGTTTTAGTATCTCTTTAGATGTTTGTCGGAAACTCACGTTTCACGGCAACAAACCGGGTTTCCTCAAAAGCCTACTTTCCTAACTTCTTGAAATCACAGTCAGTTTGCCTCGGTTATCCAACAAACTCGCGTTTGGTGAACACAAACGCATATCGAAACAGGCAGCTAGACTCCAAACGTGATTTTTACAATCGCATTTATTATTCACTTTTAAGGACAAACACATAAATTGTGTTCCAAATCTACCACTATTATGATAGAATCTTTCTTATTTTCAGCTGCTCTATGTTACTGGTGTGGTAACTGGAAACAAGCTCTGTGGCAAGTAACTCGAATTTATTTCTCAATTAGTTGTATTCACAGATTTGATTCTTACCATTTTGCATAatcttatactttttttaacaaacgtAATTTAAATTACGAAATTCTAAATActtgaaattttattattaattaaaaatacctttttatgtcattttatatttattttattatgaattaagaatactatgtcattttatatttatcagttaGATGAAGCACTAATTTATTAAACACTTCAACTAGCTTatcaattataatcatcaacaataagctatcatttttaccaaattaaACCTTAAAAGTTAAgtcaaccatttttttttatacctagACTTAATTCCATTTTAagtattactccctccgtcctaaattgtatgatgttttggacatttcacatattaagaaatataattaatattgtgtgggaaagggatattatgagttgttttacaaaattgtccttaataaatgatatgggaaaaataaatgaaggaattgaaagaagagatagtaataaatagttaaggatataataggaaaaataacattaatgtttcattggtattgtaaagcgacatataatttaggacaaatattttttctaaagtgacatacaatttgagacggagggaatATTCATTATTGAATGACTTTTTcttttaggaaaatgttaaagagtACCTTTAGAGCATTGGATAAGAGAAcgtaaataaaaatgttaaaaagtgaTAAAAAGTGGTCAAATCAAATTGTAAAAAgtttacaaattataaaaagttaacaagacccttctTTTATAAATAGACCTTTAATTACTCTTTAAACATTTAATCAATATTGAAGGGTAAATGTTTCAGATTCCTACCCCACCATTGTCAAACaagggaagaaaaaaaccattgtttaacaaaaaatatgagtatatgGGTCAAAAAACAATTGTACTTGTGACACAATTGTACTTGTGACTATTAAGCCACCGAGTAAAACAGTGACTGATATACAACCTATTCTATTTGTGATATGTAAATTTAGATACAATTTTCTTAAATGTTTTTCGTATAGTTCTTAATGTAAttgcaataaataaaaatgcttAAAATAAGATTTCAATTCAAGTAAATTGAGTAATTACCTCGTAATTGACCGAAGTATTTACTTGGTAATTTAGTTCGGTCCAACCTATAGGAAGGAACAAGTAACGGATGTCTctctgagttgttgtttcttttgttctttACAAAGAAGAGTTCTTGTTCTTATAAGACAAGCATCATATAATATCTTCTACATTAGCTGATGTGGGACTCCCTCACATATAAGTATGCACACGCtttacatttttcattttctcctttGTCCTACACTTTTACTAATCCAACTAttacaatttatatttattcattatatCTTTGGAGATGCTTTTGAGTACATACATAAATagccaaataaataaataaagtggtttgaaaattttaaattgcagtttgaactattattaatattaataatcaaaCATAAGTTGTGTTCAACTCATTCTAAGTTGCTGAACATTATCCCCTCAATAAAAGTTGTTGAACATTATGTGCATTTGTTCTTCGGAGTATGAACAGCAACAGGGAGCAGCAATTTATTAAAATGTGGACACACATGATTATATATTGTAGGAAGAGTGTATGTGTTTAACTCCATTGAACAACAACGACATCACACCAACCTCAGATCACTGAAACTTGCTTTCAAGATCGTTTCAGGGATTCCTAGCATGCCTGCTTGCTATGCCTTTTTTTCCCTTCTGGGAGTGGGAAGATTGAGAACTTTGTTCAGGGTAGACGGACGGGTCTACCAGCTACAATCAAGAAGCTGAAGTCGTCGTATTGCAAGTTGAAGAATGATTTAGCGcatctaaaatatatatttcccaTGATTTGATTAAGAATGGCAGGGAAGAAGGTTTTCTTGTATATGAAAGTTGGTGAGTatacttttcttcttctcagtCATATTCAATCAAACTCATAGCTTTGCAAGCATCTTTGCAGTTTAAGTGGACTATTTGAAGAAGATATGTGCCTCATTTTGCTTAATTACTTTTTGAATGAAAGCAAATTCATTCATATTGTCTTGTTGTTGTAGTAATGCTTACATGCCCATTAAGACATATTGATTGGAACTTTCATTGACTGAAGTGTTAGAGAACATGTATGCATATTCTATTAAAATGACTTGTTCCAAGTCTACCTCAATTCTCATAGAATCTATAAGATTGGTATGGTGCCTGGAATCAAGCTCTTCTGTAGCTGTTGCACTAGGTAATTGAATTGCTCATATGTATGTGTCAAATAGTTTTCTCCATAAATTTGAAGCTTTGTCTGATGTGAACAAGTAAATCGTCTTGTAGGTGCTCTATAAGATCAATATGTCACATCATATCTCATTTGATTCAATGGTGGGACTTATTTAAAGTTGACAGATAGCAACCCTTTTGAACATGCTATATTGCCATAATctgaaaattattattgttaaagtTGGAAAATAGATTATGCCCTCAAAATCACATTATTAAGTGTACTTTGCTTTGATAAAAAGTAATCATATAGACATATAGCAATGTGTGATACAAGTTTAAACATGTTTATGTATAGACCGGTTGATTTTACTGATTTTATCACTACTtaatcaaaaaatgaaaatgtttctCATCGTCAGATGTTAGAAAATGGAAAAGAGAGCATAGAAGGACAGATATGCAAAAACTTTGGGTGCAAAAGATTTCAATTGACTTTAGCATCTAACATTAATTAGTTTGTTATTATAAAAAGGTTATGCTAACCAATGCCCTAAtggcactagttaaggaaataaaaaatggtaaGTTTGCATTCAATTCaagaattttttaactttttaaaagtcaaatctatcacttttcaccatttctcaataaaacatttctaattttatcttcttaatcaaTGCCCTAAGAACACTCTTTAATATTTCCcttataaaaattatacttGATTTGTAGTCCTTTTCTCCCAAGAGATTAGTTAATTGTTTTAATCTCAGCATACATTTTAAGAAGTACTTATCTCAcgctggaaaaaaaaaacgaataacaTAGGACTTTGTAAACagtcatttattattattattattattattattttgtctaGCTAAACTAAATTCACGATGATGTCATTTATTCTTATTCTAATTGAGAAAAGCAAGAAGAGTTCTAATTTTATAAGACAACATCATATATTCACTTCCACAGTAGCCAATGTGGGACTTGCTCACATAACATAAATATCCACACGCTTAATATCTTTGGAGATGCCTTTGACTACATACATAAATAGCCAAATAAAGAGtggtttgaaaattttaaattgcaGTTTGAACTATTATTAACCTTAATTAATAATCAGACATCAGTTGAGTTAAATTCTTTCTAAGTTGCTGAACATTATGTTCATCTGTTCTTTGGAGTAAGAACAACAATAGGAACAATAACGTGAGTACTAAGTACGGTACTAAAGAGCAACTATTTGGTGGTAAGAGTATATGTAAGGATCATGGGCTTCGGGTAAGGAACATATAGCATTTCTCCATAAACTTGATTCCTATAATATAATCTTTGCATTTCTTCCTAACCTTACAGTTGTCAGATAGCAACCATTTTGAACATGCTATATTCGCATAATCGATAATTGTTAATGTTGAAAGTAGTGTAACAAAAGTTGGAAAAAAGATTATGCCCATCACATTATAAAATGTTCTATACTTTGATATCAATTAATCATATGGGCATATAGCAATGTGTGATAAAAAGGTTAACCATGTCCGTGTATAGATTATGCTCTCAAACAAACTTTATAACCAACCTtaacatatacaatttttttcatacaGTTGATTCAGGCAGAATCATGGGTAGTGTACTCTACGAAACTGAAGCAAacaaaaagaactaaaaatGGTAACTTAGTAAGTAAGTGGTTAGGACAGGAATGATAGCACCGTTGTATCATAGCTCATAACCTACCAAAAAGCAACTATCCAAGTTATAGCTCAGGGTTTTTATCAGTAGCAGCAGGAAAGAATTGTAATAGCAAATCCTTGGCAACtttaatcaaatccttcaaatcATTGCCACCAAGTAAAAGGCAATCTCTGATTAACCCACCTTCCACCACCTCTATTCGCAACGTCTCCACTACTTTCCTCACACCTTCCTGTCAAACCATATTCCAAAATTAGTACATGCGTAGCATTGgtatatatgtttgtttctgTAATTGTACAAATTGATTATAAACTAGAGTTTAATGCAAACGCACAAGAACTGTAAATCAATTCTATAGAGTTCATTATTTTGCACAGCATTGTACATTTATAattgtatatttgtattttaaatttgatggtatgaaatgaaaaataatgagttCTTTCTGGTTTTTCATGTAAAATAGATTTACACAGATAATACCCTCTTTTAACTCTagactaaaattttaatttgtatatatatatattattagtgtaaaacaattttacacaAAGTCTATTCAAATttcattatataaatatgtaataaTGCTATTTCTTGAAATACATACATAAATATCTaaaccatgggaaagttgataTTAAAGTTTTATTCgaagaaaaaatatcaaaattgaaacttctaattaaaatcaattttacacaatacaaaaatatgaaatccGTCAAACTAGTTCCTAAAGTATATAAAAATCTGTCAATTCAGTCCTTAACGTCCGCCAATTCTACTGTCCATTGGGAATATCTATGTGTCTACCACGCCACTTGGAAAGATGTTAGACTAATTTTTTAGAGTCCCGCCAATTCTATAGTCCTTATCGTTCTTAACACTGTTAGTATCACCTagggtgggaataggccaggccgccCACTAAGGGACTATGGCTCAACCTATTTAAGCGCatgctttttaaaaaacttgTTAGTTTAAATAGGTCAGGATAATGCTTATAGAAAGGCCTACTAGGACTACCAGGACAGTCCGTATATGCGTAATTACATATGCTCAAAGAGAAGGTAATGTTTGAAAGTGGAGTCTAACACACTCTCAATGTTCTCTCTAATTCTTCTTTCTGCATTGCACTCATTCGAGCTTACAGACTAGTTATGACACTAATCTTACTTCCGTAATTAGATAAAACACGAATACACTATATCCAGATTCCAGACAATTACACCATTGATTCTACAAAGTTACTTACTaccttattattatatttatggtTTACATAATAAATTGAGaagaaaattatagtttttaggtttaaatgtgtcattggtccctgcacttttatcagattttgacattggtccctacactattttttatttagcattggtccttgcactttgtaaaaatattggcagtccctctgttaactttctgttaaaaaaaaaaaaaaacacaaaaccaacggagtgccacgtggtCCTATCATTTCACgtcacgtggcaccaatatctgtttacaaagtgcagggaccaataccaatatttttacaaagtgcagggaccaataccaatagttttgtgtttttttttaacagaaagttaacggAGGGACCGAtgccaatatttttacaaagtgcaggggccaattccaaacaaaaaaaagtgtagggaccaatgctaAAATCTGATAAAAGTGCAAgaactaaagacatatttaaacttaatttttaaagttaaaattgaTGGTTTAGTCCAATTTTGGGACTCAGATAATTCTACTTAAAAGACATGCAAGcaaatatatcaaaatcaattttacgtTTGTAGAATTATTCTTACTACGCAAaacaaaaattcacaaaatGCAATTACGAATAGATAAATGAAACGAGTCGTGATACGTACCGATTGACCAAACGCTTTCAGGAGTTTACTAAAAAGCGACTTAGTAACAGTAAGGAGATTCTGGTAATTTCTCGAGAGCCAAACCGCTCTCTCACCAGCCGATTCCAAACGAGTCAACTCATTCAAACTTCTCAAAAACTCGTTAACATCCGAAACAGCGCCATACATCTCTGTCAATGGAAGTTCCTTCAACATCCATTTCCAAGACCAAGCAGACCACACAAGCTTCACAAATCCAAATCCGTTAACCTTCTCCAAACTGTTTGCGATAGTCTTTGCTCTCTCGGCGCCGGCGATGTCGCCGCGCTTTGTGCGGAGGTTGGCGACGCCGGTGAAAATGGAGTGGGAAAGGGAGAGAAAGTTTCGGAAACGGTAATAGGAGGAGAATGAGAGTGATTGGGAGGGTGTGATGAAGAGaattaagaaaaagaagatgatgagGGTTGGATTTGATCGTACGGTTGTCATTTGATCTGGAGATTCAACGCTAGGAGATTGCGAAATTCCACTGTTGTCGAGTGTAAGGAAATGTTCAAGGTTGTTTGGATTTTGCGTATTTCGGTTGGGTTCGGGTTATTATGGCCCAGAATACATTCGGTTTCCTTTTTTTGGATCGGGTTCCTATTGCAAGGTCAAATCCGACAAAATTCTCCTAGCTTTAGtactttgataaaaaataaaaaaaaatctttgaaatgtttatataagttgttttatttaaaaaatcaaaataaatatgagTGAGGGAAATTATGGTTAATTGAGTTTAATCTCACGGGTATGTTATATACACATACTTTAACATTGGTATAAAATGTTAGGaaatccttataaaaaaaaaaaattagaaataatgTGTAAGAGTAATGCTAAGGACAGACGCTTGCACAAACGCTTTCTATCACACGCTTTGCTAGTGGGCCACGTTGCATAATTCTTTTAATCACTCACTTGTTAACCGGTTATATGtgtaaatacatttttaattttttttctgctTTCGTCTTCATCCTTTGAATATTCAGTCCACTGTTcaagaaataaaagagaataacGACACCCCCATCCAACCTACCTTGATGGCAGCCAACCTTCTACATCAATTTgtttcatcattcattttttttttcctcaaacaCCATCCTTCTTCAAACAATTACTAATTTCCTTTCCTCTTTCtatacaaatgaaaataatatcttCCACTCTCAATTCACATTTGTGTTTTTGTGCTTACATCAACCATGGTTACTAAGGTATAAGGATCCTTTTCCTCTCTAAAATTgtcacctctctctctctaacttttTGACCGCCACAAACACCGGTTACACAGTCAAATACCAGATCTGACTTCTGAGCCTTCCAGTGCAAACTTTTCCATTTCCATTCTTCTGTTTCGTGTTACATTCCTCCAATGACATACCTCGTCACCATAGTCGTTGCTTGCAAGCCTTTTTCAACAATCATTCTCACCATGGAGACCCATGATTTCCTCCCTTTTCATCGGAACCTGATTCTAAAATTAAGTCATTgagaaacaatatttttacaGGTGATAGTTCAGCGGTGTGGTGTTTTATGACGGCGTTGGACTACCAATGACTTCTGATGCTTGGTGGGATGGTGGTGACCAGTggtttgagagagaaaaaaagatgcAATATTGAAACTGGCTGTACCGGTTGCCTATAACACTATTTAGTGAAAATAATGACTTGGTCCAATAACAGAGCGTGTGATAGAAAGCGTTTGTGCAAGCGTTTGCCCGTAGCATTACTCTAATGTGTAAAATACGTTTTTGGgaataaaaattacaactttTCCATTATGGTTAACTTAGGGGCAATATTCTTCTGAGGTTTGCGGCTACCAAGTTAACCATGCAACATTGTTAAAGTCGAATCTCAAGTCTTTTTCTTCTTAGAAAAGTTGAGTCTTTTTCCTATGACAAGAAATCTAAATAGACGGCTTCATGGTCTTTATCTTTTCTACACATAAAAACGTAACTCAtattaaacaaacaattttatttttcatcctCTTTTGAGCTCAAGGAATTTGACAATAAAGACAAATGTGATCAAGTTTTGCTTTAAATATTAGAGTTGTTACGATTTGTTTAAATTAAACTTGaatatgtcctcgtgagcttaactcagttggtaatgacaatgcataatatatgcaagggtgggggttcaaaccccgccaccaccaaaaaaaaaagaacttgagTATTGAACAATCTAAACTTATGCAAACATaatcataacatcatcatgTCTTAACCAAAAAGGGGTTTAGCTCATGATGAGCTTAAacacaaaaatagaaataagagaaGAAATGAATGAAAGCATAGTTGCAATAATCAATAGAAGAATTTTGAGTTTGCAAAGGAAGATTACGATCCATGAAGGAAAAGAGTGAGATGCTCAAAATATTCCTAAAACTATAAGAAATGGCTCTCATGCTCATCAACAGATGGGAGATTGTGAGATGTCTAGTGGATGTTAACCCTAGCTGGAAACGACTGATCAATTTGGATGACAAACTTCGGACCTTTGAAATAACATTGCATTGTCCTTTTATAGTACATGTATTTCCTTTA
Proteins encoded in this window:
- the LOC25486036 gene encoding uncharacterized protein; the protein is MTTVRSNPTLIIFFFLILFITPSQSLSFSSYYRFRNFLSLSHSIFTGVANLRTKRGDIAGAERAKTIANSLEKVNGFGFVKLVWSAWSWKWMLKELPLTEMYGAVSDVNEFLRSLNELTRLESAGERAVWLSRNYQNLLTVTKSLFSKLLKAFGQSEGVRKVVETLRIEVVEGGLIRDCLLLGGNDLKDLIKVAKDLLLQFFPAATDKNPEL